CGAGACAGGCGAGTCCAAGGGCTTCCATGGATGGTTTTCTCCCGCTCGAACATCAGGAGATTCTCGCCATTCCGATCTCAAAGAGGCGTTTGATGTTGGGAAAGAGAACGACCCAACGAGGCCAAATCAGTGGCCTGAGAACTGGCCCGAGTTCCGCGATGACATGAACTTTTTCTTTGAGAAATGTCACGAGGTccatcttgttctccttcGTGTTCTCGCAGAGCAAGTCGGTGTCGATGGGGGTTTCTTTGAGCCTCacgttgatgagaaggaccACTTCTTTCGTGTCATCTATTACCCTGAAACAACTAGGGCTGCGTTCAAAGAAAGAACCAGGGCCTCGGCACACACAGACTATGGCACCCTTACCCTGCTCTTCAACGATGAGAGTGGGGGACTGCAGGTGCGCCGAGCCGATGGGAAGTACATCGATGCTCCACCGATTCCCGGATGCGCCATTATCAACGGTAAGTCAACGAGCCCTAGAGATTCCCTTATGCAAGATAAAAATGGCTAACCAAGAACAGTTGGGGATCTGCTGTCCCGCTGGTTCAACGACATCCTCATCTCTACCGAGCACCGCGTTGTGGAGCCGGTCCCCAAGCCTGATGCCGACGGCAACATCCCTGACATTATCCCGGCACGCTACTCCATCGCTTGGTTTGGTCATCCTAACCGAGAGGCGTTAGTTGAGCCCATCAAGGCTTGCTGCACTGCGTCGAACCCGCAGAAGTATGGCGCAGTCTACGCGGGAAAGCACGTTGTGGAGAGATTGGCGTATCTGCATAAAAACGGCCAAAACACCACGACCTGGACTGATGATATGCAACGCGAGACTTCTGAGGCTGTAGCTAATGCTCCTCTGCTTCAAGCAGGTAGTGCATGATCTTcaaattatatttaaatagtgGTTCCTTATTTCAATGCTTCAATTCTACCTCTGAAAGTCACAATATGGAAACAGTTAAACCTAATACCGCCTCAAAGTTCGATTCGTAACCCATGAGTTCTTGAAATGTTCATCGATATTATTACTCTGGGATAATCATCCACAATGGCGTTGTTAGTATGAAACGAAGGGCAGTTTCGCCGTGACGCAAGCCTCTCTTGCCCAGCTCACCATGTCGCCTCCATACACCCCTCAAAACTGACGAAAGACTGTGACTCGACGTGCATATGCAGCCTCGTTTTTGGCCAAGTGCCATGGTCAAGTATGTCCGAGCAAGATCTCCCCGGTGACTTGGTCTACTGCATCAACGCAATTCCAACTCCGAGCTGCAGAAACTCTCTTTCAATCCTTGCATTAGCGCATCGGGTCCTTAGGCATGATCTGGTTGCCACGATAGCATCGTGCACGAAGCCCCCACGTCTTACAAGGCACGTTTTGGTCAGCAACGGAGTGCAACTGGGACAAGCAGGAACACAACAATCAGAGGCAAAATCACGCAAAATTGTGACATTGTAATTGTAGATGCGTGCCTGCTATTGACCGAGGCCTAAGGCAAGTGTATGCCAGGAAGGTCTTTAGAAAGACATGcctttatctattttttCGGTGTAAATATCGACGTTAGAGATAACTTCACAAGTCGCCTATATCGCCAAAATACATTGCACTAGCAACTCATACATCTCCAAAGTGATCCATTAAACAGCCATCGCACAATTGGACAAGTGGCAACCACTACTGCACACACCCGCGATGCATATCGAGATACCGGTAAAGTCTTTATCCATCCCCTACATGCTCCGTTGCTAAGACATCTTGATTAGACACACAACCTCCGGCTTCCTGCGGGTTACCGGAACAGAAAGCCCGCAGCTTCAGCATTAGTCAAGGAAATCACGACGAATGGCAATGAGGCCATTCACTGGACGCCAGACTCATGGCGGTCAAAGTACGCTGCTCAGGCTGTGGAGTACAATGATACAGATGCTCTGAAGAACGTATGTGCATCACTGAAGCAACTCCCGCCTCTTGTCAGTCGCTTGGAAATAGAGCAGGCACGGGTTCGCTTCTACCATGTTGCTCTAGGCCGtggcttcatcatccaaggCGGTGACTGTGCAGAGAGCTTCCACGATATACAGCACGATATCATCCATCACAAGGTTGAATTgctccatcaacaaagccAGATACTCGAGGATGCAATTGGAAAGCCTGTCATACCACTCGGGCGTATTGCAGGACAATACGCCAAGCCAAGGTCAAACCCTTTCGAGGTTCTCCCAAGTGGCGAGACGGTGCATGCATTCCGAGGCCATATAATCAACTCAGAGGGACTGGAAGATAGAAAGCCAGACCCCAAGCGACTCATGCTGGGCTACTTCTATGCTGCGGCGACGCAGAATAGCATCCGTCATGTTACTGGGCTAGCAAATTCAGTACCGGGGAAGGCTTTCAACAAGTGTCATCTTTACACGTCACACGAAGCACTTCACCTCCCCTATGAATCTGCTCTTACCCATGAGTCTTATAACCTGTCAGCAACATCAATCTGGCTGGGTGAGAGAACTCGCCAGCTTGATGGCGCTCACGTTGAGTATGCTCGTGGACTGCGAAATCCTATCGGTGTCAAGATCGGTCCAACAGCCACAGACGCAGATGTGATTGCCCTCCTTGACACTCTGGCTCCCGATACAGCACAGTATGGAAAGGTCACTATCATCACTCGCATGGGACACGACAAGGTGAGGAAGACACTTCCCGCCATTATCAGAGCAGTTCAACTCAGCGGCCATGTGCCAATATGGATGTGCGATCCGTGTCATGGTAACACGTTCACAACTACAGATGGAATCAAGACTAGGAGGGTTGACGACCTGCTGGCTGAGCTTGTGGAGACATATGCTGCTCACCGAAGTCTTGGGAGTCATCTAGGTGGTATTCATCTCGAGCAAACGGGAGACGATGTCACAGAGTGCTTAGGTGGCCCATCCTGCGAGAACGAAGAAGATTTGCAGACTTGCTACGAGTCGTTGTGTGACCCTCGCTTGTCCGGCCAGCAG
This DNA window, taken from Fusarium fujikuroi IMI 58289 draft genome, chromosome FFUJ_chr11, encodes the following:
- a CDS encoding related to gibberellin 20-oxidase, which gives rise to MASKETASLPVIDFAKIIGPSISRSPGVLEDSIKEKQKLFDAFVNVGFVYLANHSIPDFARENLFSHAKKFFALPVSEKAKVETGESKGFHGWFSPARTSGDSRHSDLKEAFDVGKENDPTRPNQWPENWPEFRDDMNFFFEKCHEVHLVLLRVLAEQVGVDGGFFEPHVDEKDHFFRVIYYPETTRAAFKERTRASAHTDYGTLTLLFNDESGGLQVRRADGKYIDAPPIPGCAIINVGDLLSRWFNDILISTEHRVVEPVPKPDADGNIPDIIPARYSIAWFGHPNREALVEPIKACCTASNPQKYGAVYAGKHVVERLAYLHKNGQNTTTWTDDMQRETSEAVANAPLLQAGSA
- a CDS encoding related to family II 2-keto-3-deoxy-D-arabino-heptulosonate 7-phosphate synthase encodes the protein MHIEIPTHNLRLPAGYRNRKPAASALVKEITTNGNEAIHWTPDSWRSKYAAQAVEYNDTDALKNVCASLKQLPPLVSRLEIEQARVRFYHVALGRGFIIQGGDCAESFHDIQHDIIHHKVELLHQQSQILEDAIGKPVIPLGRIAGQYAKPRSNPFEVLPSGETVHAFRGHIINSEGLEDRKPDPKRLMLGYFYAAATQNSIRHVTGLANSVPGKAFNKCHLYTSHEALHLPYESALTHESYNLSATSIWLGERTRQLDGAHVEYARGLRNPIGVKIGPTATDADVIALLDTLAPDTAQYGKVTIITRMGHDKVRKTLPAIIRAVQLSGHVPIWMCDPCHGNTFTTTDGIKTRRVDDLLAELVETYAAHRSLGSHLGGIHLEQTGDDVTECLGGPSCENEEDLQTCYESLCDPRLSGQQALELVQRFAECVKNFG